The following coding sequences are from one Anolis sagrei isolate rAnoSag1 chromosome 6, rAnoSag1.mat, whole genome shotgun sequence window:
- the EZH1 gene encoding histone-lysine N-methyltransferase EZH1 isoform X2 — MRALEGGGSALPVGHLSAMSKEKVEIPAPPTSKCIFYWKRKVKSEYMRLRQLKRLQANMGAKALFASNYAKVQEKLDVLNDDWKKLRVQPIQSMKLVGGHPFLKQCTVESTFPNWSTQTLFMRTLNTVALVPIMYSWSPLQQNFMVEDETVLCNIPYMGDEVKEEDETFIEELINNYDGKVHGEEEMLSGSVLISDAVFLELVEALNQYSEEEEDGLDGVEGKQETGKEELPITRKRKRLSVESNKKCSKKHFPNDMIFTALSSMFPENGFPDDMKERYRELTEESDPNVLPPECTPNIDGPFAKSVQREQALHSFHTLFCKRCFKYDCFLHPFHATPNVYKRKNRETKIEMEPCGPDCFLWLEGAKEFAILHNPRSKCSGRRRRKHPPLNAPSSSSNASASTSNETKEGDSDKDTGNDWASSSSEANSRCQTPTKPKLSPATSQPFMSDMPMEPVEWTGAEESLFRVFHGTYFNNFCSIARLLGTKTCKQVFQFAVKESLITKLPANELLNPSQKKKRKHRLWAAHCRKIQLKKGQNRFPGCRCKTQCNTKQCPCYLAVRECDPDLCLTCGAAEHWDSKVVPCKNCSIQRGLKKHLLLAPSDVAGWGTFIKEAVQKNEFISEYCGELISQDEADRRGKVYDKYMSSFLFNLNNDFVVDATRKGNKIRFANHSVNPNCYAKVVMVNGDHRIGIFAKRAIQAGEELFFDYRYSQADALKYVGIEREGDIV; from the exons ATGCGCGCTCTGGAGGGAGGGGGCTCTGCGCTCCCTGTAGGTCATCTGAGTGCGATGTCTAAGGA aaaAGTAGAAATTCCAGCCCCACCAACATCAAAATGTATCTTTTACTGGAAAAGAAAAGTCAAGTCAGAATACATGCGCCTTAGGCAGCTCAAGAGACTTCAAGCAAACATGGGAGCCAAG GCTTTGTTTGCGTCTAACTACGCAAAGGTTCAAGAAAAGCTAGACGTCCTGAACGATGATTGGAAGAAGCTGAGAGTTCAACCTATTCAATCAATGAAGCTAGTTGGTGGGCACCCTTTTCTCAAACAG tGCACAGTTGAGAGCACATTTCCCAACTGGAGTACACAGACGCTGTTCATGAGGACCCTAAATACCGTAGCTCTGGTGCCCATCATGTACTCCTGGTCCCCACTCCAGCAGAATTTCATG GTCGAGGATGAAACTGTTCTGTGCAACATCCCTTACATGGGCGATGAGGTGAAAGAGGAAGATGAAACTTTCATTGAGGAACTCATTAACAACTATGATGGCAAAGTCCATGGAGAGGAAG AAATGCTCTCGGGTTCTGTCCTGATCAGTGATGCTGTGTTCCTGGAGTTGGTAGAAGCACTGAATCAATActctgaggaagaagaagatgggcTCGATGGTGTTGAAGGCAAACAGGAAACTGGGAAGGAGGAGCTGCCCATCACCCGCAAGAGGAAGCGGCTTTCGGTGGAAA GCAACAAGAAATGTTCCAAGAAGCACTTTCCAAATGACATGATCTTTACTGCACTTTCATCCATGTTCCCTGAGAATGGCTTTCCAGATGATATGAAAGAGAG ATATAGGGAGCTGACAGAAGAATCTGATCCAAATGTGCTCCCTCCTGAATGCACACCAAACATTGATGGACCATTTGCCAAATCTGTTCAGCGTGAGCAGGCCCTACACTCCTTCCACACACTTTTTTGCAAGCGTTGCTTCAAGTATGACTGCTTCCTACACC CCTTCCATGCTACGCCCAATGTTTACAAGCGGAAAAACAGAGAGACTAAGATTGAAATGGAACCCTGTGGGCCAGACTGCTTTTTGTGGTTG GAGGGAGCCAAGGAATTTGCTATACTACACAACCCACGATCAAAGTGCTCTGGACGACGTCGACGCAAACACCCTCCACTcaacgccccctcctcctcctctaatgCATCAGCTTCCACGAGCAACGAAACAAAAGAAGGGGACAGTGACAAAGATACAGGCAATGACTGGGCCTCTAGTTCTTCCG AGGCAAACTCACGTTGCCAGACCCCGACCAAGCCAAAGTTGAGCCCCGCCACTTCACAGCCCTTTATGTCGGACATGCCCATGGAGCCTGTTGAGTGGACAGGGGCTGAAGAGTCCCTTTTCCGCGTCTTCCATGGGACTTACTTCAATAACTTCTGCTCAATTGCTCGACTCCTGGGAACCAAAACATGCAAGCAG GTCTTTCAGTTTGCAGTCAAGGAGTCCTTGATAACAAAGCTGCCAGCCAATGAACTCTTGAATCCCTcccaaaaaaagaagaggaagcacAG GCTCTGGGCTGCTCATTGTAGGAAGATCCAGCTTAAAAAAG GTCAAAACCGATTCCCAGGCTGTAGGTGTAAGACCCAATGTAACACCAAGCAATGCCCGTGCTACCTGGCTGTGCGTGAATGTGACCCGGACCTCTGCCTGACATGTGGAGCCGCAGAACACTGGGACTCCAAGGTGGTCCCGTGCAAAAACTGCAGCATCCAACGAGGTCTCAAGAAG CACCTGTTGTTGGCCCCATCCGATGTTGCTGGTTGGGGGACCTTCATCAAGGAggcagtgcagaagaatgagTTTATCTCTGAATACTGTGGCGAG cTCATCTCCCAAGATGAGGCCGACCGCCGTGGGAAAGTGTATGACAAGTATATGTCCAGCTTCCTCTTCAACCTCAATAATG ATTTCGTTGTGGATGCTACTCGCAAAGGCAATAAAATCCGTTTTGCAAACCACTCTGTCAATCCCAACTGTTACGCTAAAG TGGTGATGGTGAATGGAGACCACCGTATTGGGATTTTTGCCAAGAGAGCGATCCAAGCTGGTGAAGAGCTCTTTTTTGATTACAG GTACAGCCAGGCAGATGCACTCAAATACGTTGGCATCGAAAGAGAGGGCGACATAGTCTGA
- the EZH1 gene encoding histone-lysine N-methyltransferase EZH1 isoform X1, whose amino-acid sequence MRALEGGGSALPVGHLSAMSKEKVEIPAPPTSKCIFYWKRKVKSEYMRLRQLKRLQANMGAKALFASNYAKVQEKLDVLNDDWKKLRVQPIQSMKLVGGHPFLKQCTVESTFPNWSTQTLFMRTLNTVALVPIMYSWSPLQQNFMVEDETVLCNIPYMGDEVKEEDETFIEELINNYDGKVHGEEEMLSGSVLISDAVFLELVEALNQYSEEEEDGLDGVEGKQETGKEELPITRKRKRLSVESNKKCSKKHFPNDMIFTALSSMFPENGFPDDMKERYRELTEESDPNVLPPECTPNIDGPFAKSVQREQALHSFHTLFCKRCFKYDCFLHPFHATPNVYKRKNRETKIEMEPCGPDCFLWLEGAKEFAILHNPRSKCSGRRRRKHPPLNAPSSSSNASASTSNETKEGDSDKDTGNDWASSSSEANSRCQTPTKPKLSPATSQPFMSDMPMEPVEWTGAEESLFRVFHGTYFNNFCSIARLLGTKTCKQVFQFAVKESLITKLPANELLNPSQKKKRKHRLWAAHCRKIQLKKDNSSTQVYNYQPCDHPDHPCDNSCPCIMTQNFCEKFCQCNPDCQNRFPGCRCKTQCNTKQCPCYLAVRECDPDLCLTCGAAEHWDSKVVPCKNCSIQRGLKKHLLLAPSDVAGWGTFIKEAVQKNEFISEYCGELISQDEADRRGKVYDKYMSSFLFNLNNDFVVDATRKGNKIRFANHSVNPNCYAKVVMVNGDHRIGIFAKRAIQAGEELFFDYRYSQADALKYVGIEREGDIV is encoded by the exons ATGCGCGCTCTGGAGGGAGGGGGCTCTGCGCTCCCTGTAGGTCATCTGAGTGCGATGTCTAAGGA aaaAGTAGAAATTCCAGCCCCACCAACATCAAAATGTATCTTTTACTGGAAAAGAAAAGTCAAGTCAGAATACATGCGCCTTAGGCAGCTCAAGAGACTTCAAGCAAACATGGGAGCCAAG GCTTTGTTTGCGTCTAACTACGCAAAGGTTCAAGAAAAGCTAGACGTCCTGAACGATGATTGGAAGAAGCTGAGAGTTCAACCTATTCAATCAATGAAGCTAGTTGGTGGGCACCCTTTTCTCAAACAG tGCACAGTTGAGAGCACATTTCCCAACTGGAGTACACAGACGCTGTTCATGAGGACCCTAAATACCGTAGCTCTGGTGCCCATCATGTACTCCTGGTCCCCACTCCAGCAGAATTTCATG GTCGAGGATGAAACTGTTCTGTGCAACATCCCTTACATGGGCGATGAGGTGAAAGAGGAAGATGAAACTTTCATTGAGGAACTCATTAACAACTATGATGGCAAAGTCCATGGAGAGGAAG AAATGCTCTCGGGTTCTGTCCTGATCAGTGATGCTGTGTTCCTGGAGTTGGTAGAAGCACTGAATCAATActctgaggaagaagaagatgggcTCGATGGTGTTGAAGGCAAACAGGAAACTGGGAAGGAGGAGCTGCCCATCACCCGCAAGAGGAAGCGGCTTTCGGTGGAAA GCAACAAGAAATGTTCCAAGAAGCACTTTCCAAATGACATGATCTTTACTGCACTTTCATCCATGTTCCCTGAGAATGGCTTTCCAGATGATATGAAAGAGAG ATATAGGGAGCTGACAGAAGAATCTGATCCAAATGTGCTCCCTCCTGAATGCACACCAAACATTGATGGACCATTTGCCAAATCTGTTCAGCGTGAGCAGGCCCTACACTCCTTCCACACACTTTTTTGCAAGCGTTGCTTCAAGTATGACTGCTTCCTACACC CCTTCCATGCTACGCCCAATGTTTACAAGCGGAAAAACAGAGAGACTAAGATTGAAATGGAACCCTGTGGGCCAGACTGCTTTTTGTGGTTG GAGGGAGCCAAGGAATTTGCTATACTACACAACCCACGATCAAAGTGCTCTGGACGACGTCGACGCAAACACCCTCCACTcaacgccccctcctcctcctctaatgCATCAGCTTCCACGAGCAACGAAACAAAAGAAGGGGACAGTGACAAAGATACAGGCAATGACTGGGCCTCTAGTTCTTCCG AGGCAAACTCACGTTGCCAGACCCCGACCAAGCCAAAGTTGAGCCCCGCCACTTCACAGCCCTTTATGTCGGACATGCCCATGGAGCCTGTTGAGTGGACAGGGGCTGAAGAGTCCCTTTTCCGCGTCTTCCATGGGACTTACTTCAATAACTTCTGCTCAATTGCTCGACTCCTGGGAACCAAAACATGCAAGCAG GTCTTTCAGTTTGCAGTCAAGGAGTCCTTGATAACAAAGCTGCCAGCCAATGAACTCTTGAATCCCTcccaaaaaaagaagaggaagcacAG GCTCTGGGCTGCTCATTGTAGGAAGATCCAGCTTAAAAAAG ACAATTCATCCACTCAAGTGTACAACTACCAGCCCTGTGACCACCCAGACCACCCTTGTGACAACTCTTGCCCTTGCATCATGACCCAGAATTTCTGCGAAAAGTTCTGCCAGTGCAATCCTGACT GTCAAAACCGATTCCCAGGCTGTAGGTGTAAGACCCAATGTAACACCAAGCAATGCCCGTGCTACCTGGCTGTGCGTGAATGTGACCCGGACCTCTGCCTGACATGTGGAGCCGCAGAACACTGGGACTCCAAGGTGGTCCCGTGCAAAAACTGCAGCATCCAACGAGGTCTCAAGAAG CACCTGTTGTTGGCCCCATCCGATGTTGCTGGTTGGGGGACCTTCATCAAGGAggcagtgcagaagaatgagTTTATCTCTGAATACTGTGGCGAG cTCATCTCCCAAGATGAGGCCGACCGCCGTGGGAAAGTGTATGACAAGTATATGTCCAGCTTCCTCTTCAACCTCAATAATG ATTTCGTTGTGGATGCTACTCGCAAAGGCAATAAAATCCGTTTTGCAAACCACTCTGTCAATCCCAACTGTTACGCTAAAG TGGTGATGGTGAATGGAGACCACCGTATTGGGATTTTTGCCAAGAGAGCGATCCAAGCTGGTGAAGAGCTCTTTTTTGATTACAG GTACAGCCAGGCAGATGCACTCAAATACGTTGGCATCGAAAGAGAGGGCGACATAGTCTGA